One window of Fodinicurvata sediminis DSM 21159 genomic DNA carries:
- a CDS encoding vWA domain-containing protein has translation MNAGQVDSETSGSWEETGSGRLAENILRFLRVLRSAGIPVGTSTALEVFEAVQAVGLRQREDFYWALHGVCLTHRDQQEIFDQAFEVFWRNPHLLDRMRSLFLPTMFDETSENDPGKPLNRRVAEAMQFDQNEQEEKESEKQEIELDAALTWSQKDSLQNRDFEQMSQEEIQEAKQRIARMRMPFERLRTRRFKAAATPGRIDLRNSLRQSLRSGSETMRFSWRKRRERIPPLVILCDISGSMSRYSRILLHFMHATTGERERVHSFLFGTHLTNVTRSLKEKDVDIALDDIGHTAQDWDGGTRIGSCLSDFNFHWSRRVLAQGATVLLITDGLDREDNTLLEKEAERLHKSCRRLIWLNPLLRYDGYQPKTGGARALLPHVDDFLPVHNLESLGQLADVLQSSAMSRPSPAKIWKEDLVG, from the coding sequence TTGAACGCGGGCCAGGTTGATTCCGAGACATCTGGCAGTTGGGAAGAGACCGGATCAGGACGACTTGCAGAGAACATCCTGCGCTTCCTGCGTGTCCTGCGCTCGGCGGGCATTCCGGTTGGAACATCTACAGCACTTGAGGTCTTTGAAGCCGTACAGGCGGTCGGTCTTCGGCAGCGGGAAGATTTTTACTGGGCGCTTCATGGAGTCTGCCTCACCCACCGGGATCAACAGGAGATCTTTGACCAAGCTTTCGAGGTTTTCTGGCGCAATCCGCACCTTCTGGATCGCATGCGTTCGCTTTTCCTGCCGACAATGTTCGATGAAACAAGCGAGAACGATCCGGGAAAACCGCTCAATCGTCGTGTCGCCGAGGCCATGCAATTCGACCAGAATGAGCAGGAAGAAAAGGAATCGGAAAAGCAGGAAATTGAACTTGATGCAGCCTTGACCTGGTCACAGAAGGACAGCCTGCAGAATCGTGACTTTGAGCAAATGTCACAAGAAGAGATCCAGGAAGCCAAGCAGCGCATAGCCCGCATGCGCATGCCGTTTGAAAGGCTTCGTACACGACGCTTCAAGGCAGCGGCCACACCCGGGCGCATTGATCTACGCAACAGCCTTCGGCAATCGCTCCGCAGTGGCAGTGAAACCATGCGCTTTTCCTGGCGAAAACGCCGCGAGCGGATTCCCCCTCTCGTCATCCTCTGTGACATCTCGGGCTCCATGAGCCGCTATTCACGCATCTTGCTGCATTTCATGCATGCCACCACGGGTGAGCGGGAGCGTGTGCATTCATTCCTGTTCGGAACGCACCTGACCAATGTGACCCGTTCGCTCAAGGAAAAGGATGTCGATATTGCACTCGATGATATCGGACACACTGCACAGGACTGGGATGGGGGGACGCGCATCGGAAGCTGTCTCTCCGACTTTAATTTTCATTGGTCACGTCGTGTACTGGCACAGGGTGCCACTGTCCTGCTGATCACGGACGGCCTGGACCGTGAGGACAACACCTTGCTGGAAAAGGAAGCCGAGCGGCTACACAAGTCCTGTCGTCGCCTGATCTGGCTCAATCCCTTGCTCCGTTACGATGGTTATCAACCCAAAACCGGCGGGGCCCGAGCTCTTTTGCCGCATGTCGATGACTTTCTGCCGGTTCATAATCTGGAAAGTTTGGGGCAGCTGGCTGATGTCCTGCAAAGCAGTGCCATGTCCCGGCCCAGCCCGGCAAAGATCTGGAAGGAGGACT
- a CDS encoding AAA family ATPase, whose translation MDTETVNDSANHYSSPLPDSVEATLNLLEQGNYVAGRNLATMVYLALKLKRPLFLEGEAGVGKTELAKVLSASLGRRMIRLQCYEGLDLASSAYEWNYPRQMIEIRLAEATGHSDDRASLVSDIFSKEFLIERPLLQALKPAPEGPPILLIDELDRTDEPFEAFLLELLSDFQISIPELGNIKASEPPIVILTSNRTREIHDALKRRCLYHWVDYPDMEREQKILASRAPGVPASLSREIVCFVHALRDANLFKSPGIAETIDWAEALVQLDMISLDSSAIDDTLGVLLKYQDDIAKIEGSEATRLLQKIKRDVATAQ comes from the coding sequence ATGGACACAGAAACCGTGAACGATAGTGCTAACCATTATTCCTCCCCGCTTCCCGATAGTGTCGAAGCAACGCTGAATCTTCTGGAGCAGGGTAATTACGTAGCGGGCAGAAACCTCGCCACCATGGTGTACTTGGCCCTTAAGCTGAAGCGCCCCCTGTTCCTGGAAGGAGAAGCCGGTGTTGGCAAGACTGAGTTGGCCAAGGTTCTGTCGGCGTCCTTGGGCCGGCGCATGATTCGCTTGCAGTGCTACGAAGGACTGGATTTGGCGAGTTCCGCCTATGAATGGAACTACCCCAGGCAGATGATCGAGATTCGCCTGGCTGAGGCAACCGGACATTCCGACGATCGGGCTTCGTTGGTATCGGATATCTTTTCCAAAGAGTTCCTGATCGAGCGTCCCTTGTTGCAAGCCCTGAAACCGGCCCCGGAAGGGCCACCTATCCTGCTGATCGATGAACTGGATCGCACGGATGAACCCTTCGAGGCCTTTCTTCTGGAACTGCTGTCCGATTTCCAGATATCGATTCCAGAGCTTGGGAACATAAAGGCGAGCGAACCGCCAATCGTGATCCTGACCTCAAACCGAACCCGTGAAATCCATGACGCGCTCAAGCGACGCTGCCTCTATCACTGGGTTGATTATCCGGACATGGAGCGCGAGCAGAAGATCCTGGCATCTCGAGCTCCAGGCGTTCCAGCCAGCTTGAGCCGTGAGATCGTTTGCTTTGTTCATGCGTTGCGTGACGCCAACCTGTTCAAGTCACCCGGCATTGCGGAAACCATCGACTGGGCCGAAGCCCTGGTTCAACTCGACATGATCAGTCTGGACAGCTCAGCCATCGATGACACGCTCGGTGTGCTTCTCAAGTATCAGGATGACATAGCCAAGATTGAGGGCAGCGAGGCAACCCGCCTGCTACAGAAGATCAAGCGGGATGTTGCCACAGCGCAGTAA
- a CDS encoding YdbL family protein codes for MNMRRTLLIALLAILLGSFSPGTGAWAQSAQELRSSGDAGERWDGLMEARTPSAERAVNDINKERLEVYRERAEQQNAPVQEVGKVYFEQIIQKAPSGTWVKKPNGEWTQKP; via the coding sequence ATGAATATGCGTAGGACTCTTCTTATTGCACTTCTGGCCATTCTATTGGGCAGCTTCAGTCCGGGCACCGGTGCCTGGGCACAATCCGCGCAGGAGCTTCGCAGCAGTGGGGATGCCGGTGAGCGTTGGGATGGCTTGATGGAAGCACGCACGCCCTCTGCGGAGCGTGCAGTGAACGACATCAACAAGGAACGCCTCGAGGTCTATAGGGAACGCGCTGAGCAACAGAACGCCCCTGTTCAGGAAGTCGGCAAGGTCTATTTTGAACAGATCATCCAGAAAGCCCCAAGCGGGACCTGGGTCAAGAAGCCAAACGGCGAATGGACACAGAAACCGTGA
- a CDS encoding YnbE family lipoprotein, protein MTRLHKDSFGILTAVLALGLLAACQPTVRVEAPKDPITINLNVKLDADVRVRLEEQAEEDIESNSDIF, encoded by the coding sequence GTGACCAGACTGCACAAAGACTCCTTCGGGATCCTGACAGCCGTACTTGCACTGGGGTTGCTGGCCGCCTGCCAGCCCACCGTAAGAGTCGAGGCCCCGAAAGACCCGATCACGATCAACCTGAACGTCAAGCTCGATGCCGATGTTCGTGTCCGCCTGGAAGAACAGGCGGAAGAGGATATCGAATCCAATTCCGACATCTTCTGA
- a CDS encoding YdbH domain-containing protein — protein sequence MSRRKKGLFTVLALLGVILIASAGTVALRKPVLQWAADHYLQQAGIPAKLTVAEVGLKQAVIEDLHIRNEMLERISADQLIIRYNPGDLLSGVLPELELHGLDVLQEHTDRQNNGSSASLDGEGAPQEDSIPSPQDLVGNWEVSDIQLQNAEYTLVHEGKRYSLSMDALLRRTSSGKHDLQLTFHEIDDSESRVTGTIALNLTDLLPVAMEGNLEVAVPKMGIEGEMSFSGREISDSPDLNLNGTVQITKGEWEDWVDDLPIQDEQMQGILSLNGNLRLPEATVLAGASEGIEDWVKAIYAKGKIGLEVSKLSTPIDRRFMDASMSADFLLEGAKYALFPKDPARLSLTSKKHKPGLRPDGAKSGTEELLADSYSLHLSEAPGDRAFIEVSGLDGTPRIEFSTNAELEGTQGEQLSGRLSGHILPKEKQLKARVENLLVESLPLKQLGTHRISGSASLSGTFESYNGHATLSAVSEGFSTPYASTGRSTAELSIEFSGETSRKLEVAVLEPGTVNAKGLSLPAGLEIPESEIRIDQLTALFLRNEGDSDFNLGINGAAELKEQRFRQFRANGAPLTGQLQPLSVDFEMTHDTSLPSGQSPAFSATGNLEETTLDEPALSLSGLDFEAQYPLPQQDTPLLQVNKGLMSSTADPPLFTPLELTGQVFLRSESLVYSLAGENPYSKANIIAEGSHSLETGNGGLNLSLPSHRFLIDGLQPSGLFPVLDMLDEVEGDAALNLNISWNDYGLNGRGQLYLNGLDFDVFDTSIKNLDSALGVGSLLPLRTAEPQAFRIETASIGNILLSEISGRLELAKGETNLPVVIIENLHAAFAEGDLRIDSSEFDLSNNRHNLVLRLEDISIAQLVDLIDIEDLDADGRFTGEIPVTINGGTFEIADGHLESSQNGQISFKSEKVRSALASGGQAVSLMMDALENFHYDRLRLDIHKPAEGESRLAIKLEGQNPDVLDGHPFDLNINLSGNLAPLLQAISEGRRLSRNILDDMLELVQ from the coding sequence ATATCCGCAACGAAATGTTGGAACGTATCTCAGCAGACCAGCTGATCATACGCTACAACCCGGGAGATCTGCTTTCCGGCGTATTACCCGAATTGGAGCTTCATGGCCTCGATGTCTTGCAGGAACACACCGACCGCCAAAACAATGGGTCGAGCGCAAGCCTCGATGGTGAAGGCGCCCCTCAAGAAGATTCGATACCTTCCCCCCAGGACCTCGTCGGAAACTGGGAAGTATCCGATATCCAGCTTCAAAATGCCGAGTACACCCTTGTTCATGAAGGAAAACGCTACAGTCTTTCAATGGATGCTCTTCTGCGCAGGACCAGCTCGGGAAAGCATGACCTGCAGCTGACTTTTCACGAGATCGACGACAGTGAGTCGCGTGTCACTGGGACTATTGCGCTGAACCTGACTGACCTGCTTCCGGTGGCCATGGAGGGCAACCTGGAAGTGGCCGTGCCCAAGATGGGTATAGAGGGAGAAATGTCCTTCTCCGGCCGGGAAATCTCCGACTCCCCTGACCTGAATCTGAACGGCACGGTGCAAATCACAAAGGGCGAGTGGGAAGATTGGGTGGACGACCTGCCTATTCAGGATGAGCAGATGCAGGGTATTCTTTCCCTGAATGGCAATCTGCGCTTACCGGAGGCCACAGTCCTGGCTGGTGCTTCGGAAGGCATTGAAGACTGGGTTAAAGCTATCTACGCAAAGGGAAAGATCGGTCTGGAGGTCTCGAAGCTTTCAACGCCCATCGACCGCCGTTTCATGGACGCTTCAATGTCTGCCGACTTCTTGCTGGAGGGTGCAAAGTACGCCCTCTTCCCAAAGGATCCGGCGCGACTGTCCCTGACGTCCAAGAAGCACAAGCCGGGCCTCAGACCTGATGGCGCCAAATCGGGAACTGAGGAACTTCTTGCGGATAGCTATAGCCTGCACTTGTCGGAGGCCCCGGGGGATCGAGCTTTCATTGAAGTAAGTGGGCTGGACGGAACGCCCCGCATCGAATTTTCAACAAATGCTGAACTCGAGGGAACACAAGGCGAGCAACTTTCTGGACGTTTGTCCGGGCATATCCTTCCAAAGGAGAAACAGCTTAAAGCCAGGGTTGAGAACCTTCTTGTCGAGAGCCTTCCCCTCAAGCAGCTTGGAACACACAGGATCAGTGGATCTGCCAGCCTTTCAGGTACCTTTGAAAGCTACAATGGACATGCAACGCTGTCAGCGGTGAGTGAAGGCTTCAGCACGCCTTATGCCAGTACTGGAAGGAGCACAGCCGAACTGTCCATAGAATTCAGCGGCGAGACGAGCCGGAAACTGGAGGTCGCTGTCCTGGAACCCGGGACAGTCAATGCAAAAGGTCTATCGCTGCCGGCCGGCCTGGAGATTCCGGAATCAGAGATCAGGATCGACCAACTGACCGCACTGTTCCTGCGTAACGAGGGGGATTCTGATTTCAACCTGGGAATCAACGGTGCAGCAGAACTCAAGGAACAACGGTTCCGGCAGTTCCGGGCAAATGGCGCCCCTCTGACGGGTCAACTGCAGCCCTTGTCCGTTGATTTTGAAATGACGCACGACACCAGCTTGCCGTCCGGACAATCCCCTGCTTTCAGTGCCACCGGAAATCTAGAGGAGACAACCCTGGATGAGCCTGCGTTGAGCCTTTCAGGCTTGGACTTCGAAGCTCAATACCCTCTGCCACAGCAAGATACACCTCTGCTTCAAGTGAATAAGGGACTTATGAGCAGCACCGCTGATCCTCCCCTTTTCACGCCGCTGGAACTGACCGGGCAGGTGTTTCTCAGAAGCGAGTCTCTGGTCTATTCGCTTGCGGGCGAAAATCCGTACAGCAAGGCAAATATTATCGCTGAGGGATCACACAGTCTGGAAACCGGCAATGGTGGACTGAATTTGTCCCTTCCGTCCCATCGTTTCCTGATTGATGGACTGCAGCCTTCGGGATTGTTTCCAGTGCTTGATATGCTTGATGAAGTCGAGGGCGATGCTGCGCTCAACCTCAATATTTCCTGGAATGACTACGGACTGAACGGCCGTGGCCAGCTTTATCTTAATGGTCTTGATTTTGATGTTTTCGACACATCGATCAAGAACCTGGACAGTGCCCTCGGGGTCGGAAGCTTATTGCCTTTGCGAACGGCCGAACCACAGGCCTTCAGGATCGAAACCGCAAGCATAGGCAATATTCTGCTCTCGGAGATATCGGGCCGTCTTGAACTTGCAAAGGGAGAAACGAACCTTCCTGTCGTAATTATCGAGAATCTGCACGCCGCCTTTGCGGAAGGGGACCTGAGAATCGATAGCAGTGAGTTCGATCTTTCCAATAATCGCCACAACCTGGTTTTAAGGCTCGAAGATATCAGTATCGCACAACTGGTTGACCTGATTGATATAGAAGATCTGGATGCAGACGGGCGCTTTACAGGGGAAATACCTGTCACCATTAACGGCGGTACGTTCGAAATTGCAGATGGTCACCTGGAATCCTCCCAGAACGGCCAGATTTCATTCAAGTCTGAGAAGGTCCGTTCTGCCCTCGCCTCTGGCGGACAAGCCGTGTCCCTGATGATGGATGCTCTGGAGAATTTCCATTACGACAGGCTGCGCTTGGACATTCACAAGCCCGCTGAGGGGGAAAGCCGTCTGGCCATCAAACTCGAGGGCCAGAATCCGGATGTGCTCGATGGCCACCCCTTTGATCTGAATATAAATTTGAGTGGGAATCTCGCCCCTCTTCTCCAGGCAATCTCTGAAGGGCGGCGCCTCTCCCGCAACATTCTGGATGATATGCTTGAACTTGTGCAATGA